In Rutidosis leptorrhynchoides isolate AG116_Rl617_1_P2 chromosome 2, CSIRO_AGI_Rlap_v1, whole genome shotgun sequence, one genomic interval encodes:
- the LOC139890668 gene encoding uncharacterized protein gives MRLSNSTIWYFIFVMLGLYFLSQITNCSTSDPLISLHARRSLKKLEDPNMNVNKVDGNAWRSTKQATSMQKPYDAINNEDAKIVYTIDYQGVKTHPSPTPTKHP, from the exons ATGAGGCTTTCAAATTCAACTATATGGTACTTCATCTTTGTAATGCTTGGGCTATATTTTCTTTCCCAAATCACTAATTGCTCTACAAGTGACCCACTCATATCACTTCATGCAAGAAGAAGCCTGAAGAAACTAGAAGATCCAAACATGAATGTCAACAAG GTAGATGGAAATGCATGGAGATCTACAAAGCAAGCAACTTCGATGCAAAAACCATATGATGCGATCAATAATGAAGATGCCAAGATTGTTTATACGATTGATTATCAAGGTGTGAAAACTCACCCGAGTCCAACTCCCACCAAGCATCCATGA